In the genome of Candoia aspera isolate rCanAsp1 chromosome 1, rCanAsp1.hap2, whole genome shotgun sequence, one region contains:
- the CTSD gene encoding cathepsin D, with translation MGLRDLILLASLVAACSSLIRIPLKKFPSMRSIYNEYGTNIQDLNELGQMLKYKFGGPGAEIPTPEALKNYMDAQYYGEIGIGTPPQKFTVVFDTGSSNLWVPSVHCHLLDIACLLHCKYDSSKSSTYVKNGTDFAIHYGTGSLSGYLSQDTVTIGDLCVKNQLFGEATRQPGITFIAAKFDGILGMAFPKISVDKVVPFFDNVMEQGLLEKNLFSFYLNRDPKAQTGGELLFGGTDPQYYTGDFSWVNVTRKAYWQVHMDKVDVSNGLTVCQDGCEAIVDTGTSLITGPAKEIKELQKAIGAKPIIKGQYMLQCDKLSTLPTVSLVLGGRSYDLTPDQYALKVTVQGETLCLSGFSGLDVPPPGGPLWILGDVFIGPYYTVFDRDNDSVGFAKCSNKV, from the exons AATCCCTCTGAAGAAATTCCCTTCCATGCGTAGCATCTACAATGAGTATGGGACCAATATCCAAGACTTGAATGAGTTGGGACAAATGCTGAAGTATAAATTTGGGGGTCCTGGTGCAGAAATCCCTACCCCAGAGGCTCTGAAGAATTACATGGAT gCACAGTATTATGGGGAGATAGGCATTGGGACTCCACCACAGAAGTTTACAGTAGTCTTTGACACTGGGTCATCAAACCTCTGGGTGCCATCTGTTCACTGTCACCTGCTGGATATTGCCTGCT TGTTGCATTGTAAATATGATTCTTCAAAATCCAGCACATATGTCAAAAATGGTACAGATTTTGCCATCCATTATGGTACTGGAAGCCTTTCAGGATATCTGAGCCAAGATACTGTAACG atTGGTGACCTGTGTGTCAAGAATCAGCTGTTTGGTGAAGCTACCAGGCAGCCTGGCATCACTTTTATTGCTGCGAAGTTTGATGGCATTCTCGGCATGGCATTCCCCAAGATATCTGTGGATAAAGTAGTACCTTTCTTTGATAATGTAATGGAACAGGGATTGTTGGAGAAGAACCTATTTTCCTTTTATCTAAACAG GGATCCAAAAGCACAAACTGGAGGGGAATTGCTTTTTGGTGGAACAGATCCCCAGTATTATACTGGAGACTTCAGTTGGGTGAACGTAACTCGTAAAGCTTATTGGCAGGTCCACATGGATAA GGTTGATGTTAGCAATGGCCTGACTGTGTGCCAGGATGGCTGTGAAGCTATTGTAGACACAGGAACCTCACTTATTACAGGGCCTGCTAAGGAAATTAAAGAGTTGCAGAAAGCCATTGGAGCTAAGCCAATCATTAAAGGACAG TACATGCTCCAATGTGATAAGCTGTCTACGCTTCCCACTGTGTCTCTAGTGCTGGGAGGGCGGTCTTATGATCTTACTCCAGATCAGTATGCCTTAAAA GTTACTGTTCAAGGAGAAACTCTTTGTCTGAGTGGATTTTCAGGCTTGGATGTCCCACCACCTGGTGGGCCTCTTTGGATTCTTGGTGATGTTTTCATTGGGCCATATTACACAGTATTTGATCGAGATAATGACTCTGTTGGTTTTGCAAAGTGTAGCAACAAAGTGTAA